CTGCGCATCCTCCCTTGCCTTGCGGGCATGATTTTCCATGCTGATGACGATCGCACGGCTCAGCTGGCCAATCTCGTCGCGACCCTGGGTCGGTTGCAGCATCTCGCCATCTTCATCGCGCGCGTGGCGCTCGACAACCCTCACCATGTTGCGCAAGGGGCGAACCACGCTGACCAGCGTCACGCCACCCAGACCGAGGGTCAGCGCCACAGAACCAATGGCGATGGCACTCGCCACTCTGAGTTCCGAAAGATCGGTGGACGCCGCCTCTTCGGCCATCTTGCGGATGACCGCCAGTTCCGCAATCTCGGCATCGTGGATCACCTGAATGCGGGCAGTCGTCTTTCCGAACCAGAGCTTGGCATCAAGGCCATTCAGCACGTTTTCGCCGTTGGCCTGCAGCATCTGCTGGCGGAAGCGCTCGATCTGCGCCCCATCAGCGCTCTCCCGGAATGTCGTCAGCGCCGAGCTGGCAAGATCCGGATCGAGCTTTGCAAATTCCTGCAGAAGAATGTCACCCGCGCCGGAAAAGCGAACGAAGGTCATATATTGCTCAGGCGGAATCTTGCCTGCGGCAATGAAGCCATTGCCCATGCCGCGCTCCTGACCGGCGAGTTCCTTCGCCAGTGCAAGATTGAGCGATGCCTGAAGACGGCTGACGAGACTGCCCTGCGATCCGGAGAGTGACAGTCGGCGGGTTACATCCAGAAGGTTGGTGATGAACCCCGTATAGAAGGCAAAGGATTGCGGCGGTGCCGTCGTCAATTGATCGATGCCGCTGCGAAACGTGTGGATCTCGCCAATCGCCCGGCTGATCTGCGAGACCGTCTCTGCCTTGACGCCAAAGGCGCCGAGGTTTCCGGCAATTTCCGCAAGCCTGGGCAGTTCCAGATCCGTGCCGCGACGGGCCTCCGCAACCTCATCGCGGTTGGATTTGCCCTTGGAGCCCAGGAAGCCGGCTGTCTGGCCCCGCTCCACCTGGAGCTTTTGTACATTGCGACTGATGATTTCGATGTCGATCGTCGCTGCGGCAATCTGTTTCGACAGCAGATAAGATTGATATTGATCAACCACAAGATGCCATGCCAAGGCCGTGACGGCGACAAGCGGGATCAACGCACAGATGCAAAGTCGAACCGCGATGGACAAATCAGAAAAGCGCATTACCAACCTCCAGGGAATACCTCAAAGTTGCAGCGCATTTTAAATTTTCCATTAATTCGAATAGTCTCACTTTTCGTCTAGGATATCTACCTGTTATATAACATAAAATAAGAAAGATCTTCCGGATCGCGCTCCTGCCTTTATACCCTTGATTGAGCTCATCTTTTTGGAAGCTTTTGCGGCCGGGCGAAATAACGTGCTGCTGCAACACACAAAATCACACCGGTGGTTGCTGCAAGCATGGACCAGGACACCGCCTCGCCCAGCAGCAGTGCCGCCAGAAGAAGCCCGAAGAAGGGTTGCAGAAGTTGCAATTGACCGACGGAGGCTGTGCCGCCCTTCGCCAGCCCGTGATACCAGAAGATAAAGCCAACCAGCATGCTGAACACGGTGACATAGGAGAGCCCGGCCCAGGCCGTGACGGGTACGGCTGCCAGCTCTTGCGGCCAGGTGAAAAGGCAAAGCAAAGCCATGGGCGGCATGGATAGCACCAGCGCCCAGCAGATGACCTGCCAGCCGCCCAGGCTGCGGGCCAGCTTGCCGCCTTCCGCATAGCCAAGGCCACAGACAATGACGGCGGCGATCATCAGAAGATCGCCTTGCAGAGAAGCCTGCCCGCCATTCGACAGGGCAAAGCCCACCACAAGGAGACTGCCGAGCACGGAGAACAGCCAGAACAGAGGCTTTGGCCTTTCTCCCCCGCGAAGTACGCCGAAGGCGGCGGTGGCGAGCGGCAGAAGGCCAATGAAGACAATGGAATGGGCCGAGGAAATGGAGCGCAGTGCCATCGCGGTCAGCAGCGGAAAGCCGATCACGACACCGAGCGCGATGACGGCAAGCGACAGGAGATCCGAACGTTGCGGCCGCTTCTGCCGCAATATCAGCAAAAGTACCGCCGCCAGCACGGCTGCCATGGCGGCACGCGCCGAGGTGACAAAGAGCGGCGGCAGGCCCAGCACTGCAAGACGGGTGGCAGGCAGGGAGCCGCTGAAAATGATGACGCCGATCAGCCCGCTGACGAGGCCATCCATGCTTCCAGTTCGAATTGTCTGCGCTGCTGCTTTCATCATCTCATCCTTTTTGCTTGGATCATAGGTCGGCGGGGCTGGCGCAGACAGGCACACAGCCATACAATTCAACCAAACTGTACTGAATGCGTCACCCATACGGATGAACCGATGACCGCTGAAACACACGCCCGAGCTTCAGGCCGCACCGCGCATGTCATGGCGCAGATCCGCAGCCGCATCGCTTCTGGCGCGCTCACCAATGGCGACCGCCTGCCCTCCATTCGCGGGTTTGCCGCAAGCCTTGGCGTATCGCCATCCACCGTGGTGGAAGCCTATGACCGGCTGGCGGCAGAGGGGCTGATCCGGGCGCGTGCCGGGTCCGGCTTTTTCGTGCAGGCAAGTTCGGTTGCATCCCTGCCGCTTGGCGCGCGGGCTACCCTGCCCGGCCCGCGGGAGGTGGATCCTTTCTGGGTTTCGCGCCAGTCTCTCGATGCCGATGACGAAAGCCCGAAGCCCGGATGCGGCTGGCTGCCTGCCGACTGGATGCCGCAGGCGGCACTGCGGCGTGCTCTTCGCAATGTGGCGCGCGCGGAGGATGCCGTGCTCCTGAACTATGGCCGCACGCAGGGCGATTTCGATCTGCGGCGGCTTCTGGCACGGCGCGCGGCGGAGGAAGGGCTGGCGCTCGACCCTGCCAATATCATGCTGACCGGCTCCGGCAGCCAGTCGATCGATCTCATCTGCCGGCTGCTGCTGAAACCCGGCGATACGGTTCTCGTCGACGACCCGTGCTATTTCAATTTCCGCGCTCTGCTGAAGGCGCATCAGGTGCAGGTGATCAGCGTCGCCATGACGCCCACGGGTCCGGATCTCACCGCATTCGAAAACGCACTTGAGGCAAGCGCGCCGCGGCTCTACCTCACCAATTCCGCTCTGCATAACCCGACCGGGGCCACGCTTTCGCCGCCTGTAGCGCACAGGCTGCTGAAACTGGCGGAAGCCCATAATCTGCTCATCCTGGAAGACGACATCTTCACCGATTTCGAACCGGAACCTTCCGTCAGGCTGGCGGCGCTGGACGGGCTGAACCGGGTCATCCGCATCGGCAGCTTTTCGAAGACGCTGTCTGCCTCCTTGCGTTGCGGCTATATTGCGGCGCGTGCTGAGTGGATCGAAGGGCTGGTGGACCTGCAGATCGCGGCGCAATTTGGCGGCCCGAGCCCTATCGTCACCCATGTCATCGGCGAGGTTCTGACCGGCGGAAGCTATCGCAAACACATGGAAGAGGTGCGCCGCCGCCTGAACCGCACCCGCCGCAGTGTCATCGCCAGACTGACGACGCTCGGCATCGAGCCATGGCTTGAACCACGCGGCGGCTTTTACCTCTGGTGCCAATTGCCGGAAGGTGTTTCATCTACGGCCCTCGCGCAGGCAGCGATGGCTGAAGGCGTGGTGATGGCGCCGGGCAATGTGTTCAGCGCGGCGCAGACCGCCAGCCGCTTCATGCGCTTCAACGTGGCGCAGATGGCGGATGAGAAAAGCTGGCAGGTTCTGGAGCGGGGTGCGGCGTAAGGCGGCAAGGCTAGACCTCAGACCTTCACATACTTGCGCCAGTCATGTTGCTCCTTGAAGCCCAGCAGATCGCGGATCTTCTTGTTGCTGATGGGCGCGCCGAATTCTTCCAACTCGCCGGTGATGGGCGTTCCGGGCGCGTATTTGCGCAAGAATTCCCGTGTCGGCTCGTTGGCGGTGATCGTATCGTTGACGGCGTTGAAGACCTGAAAGCCCAGGCCGTCCTTCTCGATGCACAGATGCACGATCTGGCCGAGATCGCGCGCATCGATATAACTCCAGGCATTGCGTTTGCGCATGGGCGGATTGGCGAGATATTCCGGGAACTTGGCATAATCTTCTGGCGAAACGACATTGCCGATACGAAGCGCATAGACATCCGCCTTGAATCTCATGGCGAAGGCGCGAGCCGTCTTTTCGTTGACCACCTTGGAGAGGCCGTAGCTATCCATCGGGTCTACGTCATAGCCTTCGGTCAGCGGAAACTCGTGGTAATCCTTGTCACCCTCCGCAAAGCAGACGCCATAGGTGGTTTCGCTGGAGGCGACCACGACCTTGCGAATGCCGAGCTTCATGGCCGCTTCAATGACATTGTAGGTGGAAACGGCATTGGCCGAAAATGTCGTGTTATCCGGCTGGATGAGAATGCGAGGGACCGCGGCGAAATGCACCACCGCATCCACCTTCGGCACGCCCTCACCCGTCTCCAGCCCCTCGAAGCCGAAATGTTGCGACAGCGCGTTGAACACCTCGCCGGAATTGGTGAGATCGGTGATCAGCGTCGGCACGGAGCCGTCCGGAAATGGCTTCAGATCGAGGTTCAGAACAGTATGGCCCTGCTCAAGCAGATAGGGAATGGCATGCCGCCCCGCCTTGCCACTGCCGCCGGTGAAGATGATCCGCTTGCCCATAAGTAATCCTCCGCTGATATGCGGGGACAGAGATAGGGTGTGGCGGGCGGAATTGGAATGGGGGTGTTAGTCAGATTGTGTAGCGCTTTAGACCCCCCTCTGGTCTGCCGACCATCTCCCCCTCAAGGGGGAGATCGACCTGCCGCACCGTCTGAATCCTAATTGACCACCTTGAGTAGGAGGTCGAGCGGCTAGCCGCTCTGCCAATCTCCCCCCTTGAGGGGGAGATGCCTGGCAAGGCAGAGGGGGGTGATCTGCGGATTTATTCTACATCGTCTCCTGCGAGGGATGATATCAGCAACCGCGCCCCACATGACGGAAATCAATGTGCTTTGGTTCGCATGGCCGCTAGGGTGAGCCTCAGCATAGATGAGGGGACCAAGGCGCATGGAGAGCACAACAGAAGACCGCATGAAGGTGTTGCTGCTGTGCGTGGCGGTGGCGGGCCTGATCGGCGGGTTGGCCTTGCAGTTCCTGCTGGGCCGAGCGGATCTGGCGCGGCTCTGTTGGAGCGCCGCCACGCTTCCGGTGCTGGCGGCGCTTGTGGTGGAAATCACCCGCAGCCTTGCCCGCGGCGAAGTGGGGCTGGATGTGGTGGCAGCCCTTTCCATGTCGGCGGCGCTTTTGTTCGATGAGGCGCTGGCGGCCACTATTGTCGCCATCATGTATACGGGCGGCACGTTTCTGGAGGCTTTTGCCGAAGGACGGGCGCGGCGCGAGATGCGCGGTCTTCTCTCACGCGCACCCCGCACGGCAACCCGCCACCGCGATGGCGGCCTGCAGGAGCTTCCCGTCGAGGAGGTGACCCCCGGAGACCGGCTGCTGATCCGCCAGGGCGATGTGGTGCCCGTCGATGGACGGCTGGAGACAGGCTCGGCTTATCTCAACATGGCCGCGCTGACCGGGGAATCGCTGCCTGTTTCGCTTGAACCGGGTGCCGAGGTGTTGAGCGGTTCCACCAATGCGGGCGATGCCTTCGACATGCTGGCGACAGAGGCCGCAAAGGACAGCACCTATGCGGGCATTGTGCGGCTGGTGGAACAGGCCCAGCGCTCGAAGGCGCCGATGTCGCGTCTGGCCGACCGGTTCTCCATCGGCTTTCTGGCGGTGACGGTTCTGATTGCATTTGCCGCCTGGTGGGCCACGGGAGACCCCATTCGCGCCGTCGCCGTGCTGGTTGTCGCCACGCCCTGCCCGCTCATTCTCGCGGTTCCGGTGGCGCTGGTGGCGGGGCTTTCGCGCGCGGCGCAGTTCGGCGTCCTCATCAAGGGCGCGAAACCCCTGGAAAGCATGGCGCGCATTCACACGCTGGTGCTGGACAAGACCGGCACGCTGACCGACGGGCGCCCGCAGATTACGCGTATTCATGCAGAACCGGGGTTCAGCGAGGCCGAGCTCCTTGAGCTTGCCGCGTCGGTGGATCAGCTTTCAAAACACCCGATGGCGCAGGCGCTGGTGGCGGCCGCTGAGGCACGCGGACTGGCGCTTCACCTGCCCGCGCAGACGGAGGAAGTGCCGGGCGAAGGCGTAGCGGGCATGCTGGCAGGCAGAACCGTTTTCGTAGGCGGCCATGGTTTCGTGACGGCGCGAACGGGGGATGCGGGCTCTGCCATTGCGGCAACGGAAGCGGGTTCCGTTCTGGTAGCCGTGGGTGTGGAAAAACAGTTCGCCGGATCTATTCTGATGGCCGATCCGGTGCGGGCCGATGTGGGCGAGATGCTGGCGGGCCTTCGGCGCGACGGTGTGAAGCGGCTGGTTCTCGCGACCGGAGACCGCGCCGCCGTGGCTGAGCGCATTGCAGGCGGATTGGGGCTCGACGCCATTCACGCGGAGCTTTCGCCTGATCGGAAGGTTCACGTGGTGCTGGAAGAGCGCAAGCTGGGTCCGGTGATGATGGTGGGCGATGGCGTGAATGATGCGCCCGCCCTTGCCGTTGCGGAGGTGGGGGTTGCCATGGGCGCGCGGGGTGCCGCAGCCTCTGCCGAAGCCGCGGACGTGGTGCTGCTGGTGGACCGGATAGACCGCTTGCGCACCGGCTTTGTGATTGCAAGACGCGCCCGCGCCATTGCGCTGCAAAGCGTGGTGGTGGGCATAGGCCTTTCCGTTCTGGCCATGCTGGCCGCCGGTTTCGGCTATCTCCGGCCGGTTCAGGGTGCCTTGTTGCAGGAGGCAATCGACGTTGCGACAATCCTCAACGCCTTGCGGTCCTTAAGGATTGCGGTGCCCGCTGCCGAGGGTGCGGCTACTCGCCCAGCGACGTGATCAGCGCATAGGTTGCGCGGATCCGGGCCTCGTTCGGATAGTTGCGATTGGCGAGCACCACGATGCCCAGCTTCTTCTGCGGGATCATGGCCACATAGCCGCCAAAGCCATTGGTGGAACCGGTCTTGTTGAGGATAGTGCTTTCACCCGGCTTTGCGGGCTCAGCGATCTTCTCGACCGGCTGCGGCTTCAGGATGAAATCGGGGCTGTTGCCCGCAACCATCTGATCGAGCTTCACCGGCCAGGGATATTCTTCCCAGACCATGGCCTGCGAGAAATAGGCTGTCTTGAACTGCCCGGTCCTGGTGCGCTCGAACGCCTTTTGCAGCTCGCCGGAAACGGAGCGGGTGCCGAGTTCCGCATCCAGAAAGGCCAGCATGTCGCTCGCGCTCGACTTTACGCCATAGGCTTCTGCATCAAGCACACCTTTGCCGACCCGGATCGGTTCATTTGCCTTGTTGTACCCGTAGGCATAGAGCTTCATCTCACTCTTCGGAACAGTGACGAAGGTGTTCTTCAGCCCCAATGCGGGAAAGAGCGTGCCTTCGGCGGCTTTCGCATAAGGCATGCCCATGGCTTTCGCGCTGATATGGCCCAGCATGCCGATGCTGACATTGGAATAGCTGCGCGCGCCGGGGTTGGTTGGCTTCCAGTCCTTCATCCAGTCCACAAGGCCGTTCACATCGGAAACCGAATCCGGCACCTGCAAGGGCATGCCGCCGGTGTGGTGCGTGGCGAGATCCATCAGCGTCAGATCATCGCCGATCCGGCATTTATCGGCGCAGAGATGATGCGCGACCTTATCCTCCAGCTTCAACGTGCCGCGCTGCTCCGCCAGAGCCGCCAGCGTGACATTGAACAGCTTGCTGATGGAGCCGAGCTCGAACAGTGTTTCCGGCGTCACGTCGCGGCGGTCGGCCTTGGAGGCAAGACCGGTCGCGTAGAATTCGTGAGTGCCGTTGCGGGTAATCCCGACGATGAGGCCGGGGATATCATACTGCTTCACGACCGGCTGGAACGCAGCTGCCGCCTTTGCCTTGAAGTCATCGGCTTGTGCGAAAGGCGCCGAGGTAAAGGCCACGGCAAGAGTGACCGACGCCAGACGACTTATGTGCATGTTTCATACTCCCATTTGCGATGGGAGCAGTGATCAGGTTTATGGGCGAAGTTGTGGCGGGGGTGGGATTGCAAAAACGACCGAATGTTATTCTGCCTTGTTATTCCAACTGTGCTTCTGCTCGACGCAAAAGCACCTGTTTTAGTAAAACGTGACCGCAATGAAATAGATTGCAAATTCGATTAGAATGCATCTAATGGAGGCATTCTCAATCATCTAGCAACCAAGAGATCATGGCTCATCAAATTTTTCTTAGCCATAAACATGAGGACAAGCCGGTTGTTGAGCCGGTAGCAATCCGCCTCAAAGAAATCTTTGGCGAGGAGGCCATTTTTTATGACTCCTGGTCAATAAAACCCGGTGACGGCATCATCGAAAAGATGAATGAAGGCCTGACAGCTCCAAAATTTGTTTTTTTCTTTGTTTCCGAACTGGCCTTGCAAAGTGGCCTTGTAAGAATGGAATGGCAGAACGCACTCTTAAAATCAAGCCGAGGAGAAACTCGACTTGTTCCTGTTCGAATTGGCAACGTCCCTATGCCAGAAGTATTGAAACAAAATCTTTATATTGATCTCTATTCCGTTGGAATTGAAGCTGGCCTCAACCAGATCGTCAATGTAGTCCAAGGTAACAGTTCTTTTACTCCTTCACATGAAGGCTTCAGTAATCTTACTTGGAAGTTCTTGAAAGCCGGTAAGGAAGAAATCACGATTCAAATCCAAGCGTCACATCTAATGGAACCCAACCCGAATTTTGTAATAATGCTAGCTAATGACGAACCTGACGTCAGGTTCGAACTAAATGGTGGGCAGTCAATGTTGAATGGATTTTACAAACGGCCGTTCCCCGCAATAGAAGCAAACGGATTCTCAATAGCGCCGATGGGTGGAGCCATCACACCGGATAGGCCATTGGTTTTGAAACTGAAACAGGCAAATAAACAAGCTATTGCGATTCAGGGCGTGGTTCACGGATGGACAGACCCATTCAGAATCATTCCGTGCGTTGGTAACTAGCACTGAGTTCTAGCAGAGTCCTGATGCTACAAAATATTTTAGGACAACTCTCAGGTCCACCTTAATTCGTCTTGGCGTATTCGCCCACCTCTTCCTTAGAAATCATGCGCGCCTGGACCTCTATCTCTTCATAGACACCAGAGTCCTGAAGATAAACAATCTGCAGGTGACCGGAATTTTCGAGTTCTGCTGGCGTAAACAAGCTACCACTGGCGCTAACGTAATTTGCTGCAAGAAATACTTTACCCATTCCTTCCTCTCCTAATTTATTATGCTATTTAAATGATATATCGTACCTGAAATTGACTTCATCAGGCTTAACCTCCGGCGATACTTTGTAGCTAACTTGCACCCGGAGAGTCCACTTATGGCCAGTAAGCCAAGTAGCGATAAGCGCGACCGGATGAAACATTCTAAGTGCAAGATAAGAGAAGTAGCCGAAATATTGCCCAGCTTCGATATAATTGGGTATGAATTTATAGCCTTCTACAACAGGACCTTGCAAGAATTCTCCTGCATAAACTTTTAACCCATTACTGCGCAGTATCTCTGCAAATGCATCTGGAGTGCCCGCTTTTGTGGCCAGTTGCTT
The window above is part of the Rhizobium rhizoryzae genome. Proteins encoded here:
- a CDS encoding methyl-accepting chemotaxis protein, giving the protein MRFSDLSIAVRLCICALIPLVAVTALAWHLVVDQYQSYLLSKQIAAATIDIEIISRNVQKLQVERGQTAGFLGSKGKSNRDEVAEARRGTDLELPRLAEIAGNLGAFGVKAETVSQISRAIGEIHTFRSGIDQLTTAPPQSFAFYTGFITNLLDVTRRLSLSGSQGSLVSRLQASLNLALAKELAGQERGMGNGFIAAGKIPPEQYMTFVRFSGAGDILLQEFAKLDPDLASSALTTFRESADGAQIERFRQQMLQANGENVLNGLDAKLWFGKTTARIQVIHDAEIAELAVIRKMAEEAASTDLSELRVASAIAIGSVALTLGLGGVTLVSVVRPLRNMVRVVERHARDEDGEMLQPTQGRDEIGQLSRAIVISMENHARKAREDAQERQRQAEQRWKEDQERHAIDAERAKAVDFAVSELGRALNELSAGNLTYQISARFAAELQPLSDAYNRSVQALGATMHGVGSTVLTVSNGVSELRSGAEELAERTQRQAASLEEASAALSEVTTTLEETTNRMRTVTGMTTGARKSAEMSETIMQDTVNAMQHIEASSGQIVQIIGVIDNIAFQTNLLALNAGVEAARAGEAGKGFAVVAQEVRELAQRSAAAASEIKGLIQNSADAIQRGVDLVQSSGRYMTEIRSHIQTIDQEIGTITEGARQQATAISEISVAVHDMDQLTQRNAAMVEESNAATYAIEQESHALRETVSQFRVSANEEGFRRTSRAA
- a CDS encoding DMT family transporter, with amino-acid sequence MKAAAQTIRTGSMDGLVSGLIGVIIFSGSLPATRLAVLGLPPLFVTSARAAMAAVLAAVLLLILRQKRPQRSDLLSLAVIALGVVIGFPLLTAMALRSISSAHSIVFIGLLPLATAAFGVLRGGERPKPLFWLFSVLGSLLVVGFALSNGGQASLQGDLLMIAAVIVCGLGYAEGGKLARSLGGWQVICWALVLSMPPMALLCLFTWPQELAAVPVTAWAGLSYVTVFSMLVGFIFWYHGLAKGGTASVGQLQLLQPFFGLLLAALLLGEAVSWSMLAATTGVILCVAAARYFARPQKLPKR
- a CDS encoding aminotransferase-like domain-containing protein, encoding MTAETHARASGRTAHVMAQIRSRIASGALTNGDRLPSIRGFAASLGVSPSTVVEAYDRLAAEGLIRARAGSGFFVQASSVASLPLGARATLPGPREVDPFWVSRQSLDADDESPKPGCGWLPADWMPQAALRRALRNVARAEDAVLLNYGRTQGDFDLRRLLARRAAEEGLALDPANIMLTGSGSQSIDLICRLLLKPGDTVLVDDPCYFNFRALLKAHQVQVISVAMTPTGPDLTAFENALEASAPRLYLTNSALHNPTGATLSPPVAHRLLKLAEAHNLLILEDDIFTDFEPEPSVRLAALDGLNRVIRIGSFSKTLSASLRCGYIAARAEWIEGLVDLQIAAQFGGPSPIVTHVIGEVLTGGSYRKHMEEVRRRLNRTRRSVIARLTTLGIEPWLEPRGGFYLWCQLPEGVSSTALAQAAMAEGVVMAPGNVFSAAQTASRFMRFNVAQMADEKSWQVLERGAA
- a CDS encoding NAD-dependent epimerase/dehydratase family protein produces the protein MGKRIIFTGGSGKAGRHAIPYLLEQGHTVLNLDLKPFPDGSVPTLITDLTNSGEVFNALSQHFGFEGLETGEGVPKVDAVVHFAAVPRILIQPDNTTFSANAVSTYNVIEAAMKLGIRKVVVASSETTYGVCFAEGDKDYHEFPLTEGYDVDPMDSYGLSKVVNEKTARAFAMRFKADVYALRIGNVVSPEDYAKFPEYLANPPMRKRNAWSYIDARDLGQIVHLCIEKDGLGFQVFNAVNDTITANEPTREFLRKYAPGTPITGELEEFGAPISNKKIRDLLGFKEQHDWRKYVKV
- a CDS encoding heavy metal translocating P-type ATPase, encoding MESTTEDRMKVLLLCVAVAGLIGGLALQFLLGRADLARLCWSAATLPVLAALVVEITRSLARGEVGLDVVAALSMSAALLFDEALAATIVAIMYTGGTFLEAFAEGRARREMRGLLSRAPRTATRHRDGGLQELPVEEVTPGDRLLIRQGDVVPVDGRLETGSAYLNMAALTGESLPVSLEPGAEVLSGSTNAGDAFDMLATEAAKDSTYAGIVRLVEQAQRSKAPMSRLADRFSIGFLAVTVLIAFAAWWATGDPIRAVAVLVVATPCPLILAVPVALVAGLSRAAQFGVLIKGAKPLESMARIHTLVLDKTGTLTDGRPQITRIHAEPGFSEAELLELAASVDQLSKHPMAQALVAAAEARGLALHLPAQTEEVPGEGVAGMLAGRTVFVGGHGFVTARTGDAGSAIAATEAGSVLVAVGVEKQFAGSILMADPVRADVGEMLAGLRRDGVKRLVLATGDRAAVAERIAGGLGLDAIHAELSPDRKVHVVLEERKLGPVMMVGDGVNDAPALAVAEVGVAMGARGAAASAEAADVVLLVDRIDRLRTGFVIARRARAIALQSVVVGIGLSVLAMLAAGFGYLRPVQGALLQEAIDVATILNALRSLRIAVPAAEGAATRPAT
- the ampC gene encoding class C beta-lactamase, which gives rise to MHISRLASVTLAVAFTSAPFAQADDFKAKAAAAFQPVVKQYDIPGLIVGITRNGTHEFYATGLASKADRRDVTPETLFELGSISKLFNVTLAALAEQRGTLKLEDKVAHHLCADKCRIGDDLTLMDLATHHTGGMPLQVPDSVSDVNGLVDWMKDWKPTNPGARSYSNVSIGMLGHISAKAMGMPYAKAAEGTLFPALGLKNTFVTVPKSEMKLYAYGYNKANEPIRVGKGVLDAEAYGVKSSASDMLAFLDAELGTRSVSGELQKAFERTRTGQFKTAYFSQAMVWEEYPWPVKLDQMVAGNSPDFILKPQPVEKIAEPAKPGESTILNKTGSTNGFGGYVAMIPQKKLGIVVLANRNYPNEARIRATYALITSLGE
- a CDS encoding toll/interleukin-1 receptor domain-containing protein translates to MAHQIFLSHKHEDKPVVEPVAIRLKEIFGEEAIFYDSWSIKPGDGIIEKMNEGLTAPKFVFFFVSELALQSGLVRMEWQNALLKSSRGETRLVPVRIGNVPMPEVLKQNLYIDLYSVGIEAGLNQIVNVVQGNSSFTPSHEGFSNLTWKFLKAGKEEITIQIQASHLMEPNPNFVIMLANDEPDVRFELNGGQSMLNGFYKRPFPAIEANGFSIAPMGGAITPDRPLVLKLKQANKQAIAIQGVVHGWTDPFRIIPCVGN